One window from the genome of Acuticoccus sp. I52.16.1 encodes:
- a CDS encoding MFS transporter, which yields MQANDRLARRNALVLALAQAMGGALTSITISLGGLVGVSLLGATTQIATLAVSMMIVGTACGTIPAAMLMGRIGRRAGFMVGALISSAGGFVAFAAIMNDSFPLYCVGTFVGGFSFAFVQQYRFAAADGASDRFKPRAISFVLAGGLLAGIIGPQTVIATRDLFAPTAFAGAYLAQGLLAIVSLGLLAFYRGPVQAPRSVQAAAGRPMRQILAEPRVQLAILVALVSYGVMSLMMTAAPLAMLACGFDTDAAATGIQWHVIAMFAPSFFTGSLIARFGAEPIATIGLVLLAFAGGTALLGIDLGNFYVALILLGLGWNFGFIGGTAMLTQAQRPEERARTQAANDFIVFGMVAVASLSSGALFQTAGWAPINWVLLGLVACPLIVLGIGAALSQSRRSDKLA from the coding sequence ATGCAAGCCAATGATCGTCTGGCGCGGCGCAATGCGCTCGTGCTGGCGCTCGCCCAGGCGATGGGCGGAGCGCTGACCTCCATCACCATTTCCCTCGGCGGTCTCGTCGGCGTGTCGCTGCTGGGCGCCACGACGCAGATCGCGACGCTGGCGGTCTCCATGATGATCGTCGGCACCGCCTGCGGCACCATCCCGGCGGCGATGCTGATGGGGCGGATCGGCCGTCGCGCCGGCTTCATGGTCGGCGCGCTGATCTCCTCGGCGGGGGGCTTCGTCGCCTTCGCCGCGATCATGAACGACAGCTTCCCGCTCTACTGCGTCGGCACCTTCGTCGGCGGCTTCTCGTTCGCGTTCGTGCAGCAGTACCGGTTCGCCGCCGCCGACGGGGCGAGCGATCGGTTCAAGCCGCGGGCGATCTCGTTCGTCCTGGCGGGCGGGTTGCTCGCCGGCATCATCGGCCCGCAGACGGTGATCGCGACGCGCGACCTCTTCGCCCCCACCGCGTTCGCCGGCGCCTACCTGGCCCAGGGGCTGCTGGCGATCGTCAGCCTCGGCCTGCTCGCCTTCTACCGCGGGCCGGTGCAGGCGCCGCGCTCGGTCCAGGCGGCGGCCGGCCGGCCGATGCGCCAGATCCTCGCCGAGCCGCGCGTGCAGCTGGCGATCCTCGTCGCCCTCGTCTCCTACGGCGTCATGAGCCTCATGATGACCGCCGCGCCGCTCGCCATGCTCGCCTGCGGGTTCGACACCGACGCCGCGGCCACCGGCATCCAGTGGCACGTGATCGCGATGTTCGCGCCGAGCTTCTTCACCGGCAGCCTGATCGCCCGCTTCGGGGCCGAGCCGATCGCGACCATCGGCCTCGTCCTGCTCGCCTTTGCCGGTGGCACGGCCTTGCTGGGGATCGACCTCGGCAACTTCTACGTGGCGTTGATCCTCCTGGGCCTCGGCTGGAACTTCGGCTTCATCGGCGGCACGGCGATGCTGACCCAGGCGCAGCGTCCCGAGGAGCGCGCCCGCACCCAGGCGGCGAACGACTTCATCGTCTTCGGCATGGTCGCCGTCGCCTCGCTGTCGTCGGGCGCCTTGTTCCAGACGGCGGGGTGGGCGCCGATCAACTGGGTCCTCCTCGGCCTGGTCGCTTGCCCTCTGATTGTATTGGGGATCGGCGCGGCCCTCTCCCAAAGTCGCCGCTCCGATAAGCTTGCCTGA